The nucleotide sequence ctatttttagaatttttgtctaaatgtaaattattgcAACACGTTAAAATGTTTGAGGCTCTAGCTCAAAGgtgataaataattcaatacgTGCGTAGTTCACAGACTTGCTTGTTCCAAATAGAAGTTAGTGAAACACAAAATCTGACTCATTTATGCATATatcttaatataaattggcTAAGTgaaacttttttgaaagatgTTGTTTCTggctacccctccgggaaaaaggcgtgattttatgtatgtatgtgtaggtataaaattatttctaacctattaggtacttttatttttttttcttaaatgaaAGAGGCCATATAAATAGGCATATGTTTGTGATTCAGTAtgtctttaattattttttatcaagtcGTAGTGACGTCATTTATCAAGCAGACTTTCGTAACTGTGTTATCCGTTATCCTacgaaagaaatattaattaattgaagttataaaaagggatactaaataaaaacaaaattaaataatttatattatattgatagttAATTTTAAGGGTACAAATTTAAGAGTATTTGAAGATAATCAAAACGTAGTAAAAGGATGAAGTCACGgtacgaaaataaaaatatatatatatatcttcttatatataaaattgtcgtgtcacaatgtttgtctccgtactcctccgaaacggctttaccgattttaaccaaattttgcatgcatattcagtaggtctgagaatcggctaacatctatttttcatacccctaagtgttaagggttgtccacacttaatttttttttaactacaaattacttaaaaattatataaataattttggcaaaacaacgtttgccgggacagctagtataaatatatattaatgaaaatcatcatacttatattactgaaGAAGATGCTAAGTCAAGTTCAAATACATTTTCactttcaaagaaaaataacgtATCTACATCAGACCTTATCTTAGCCAATTAGAATACAAATCAATCATACCCAAGGAAATCTACTTATGACCACGTTACCTTCATTACACAATATAGCGGACGTCCGAGCGGGACCTCGGAGACAATGTCAGGCCTCCAAGGTCTTGGGTTCAACGGCTGCTGACCTTATGTCAGGTGCAATGGCAAacggaataaataataataaataaatatatacgggacaaattacactgatcgagttagccacgaagtaagttcgagacttgtgttacctacgtgatactaactcaacgatactatattttataataaatacttatatagataaaaatccaagacccacgtcaatcagaaaaagttctttcctcatcatgccctggccgggattcgaacccggaacccccgatgtcacagacaagcgtactaccgctgcgccacagaggccgtcgaacgAACGAAGCGAAATCGAGCGAACTTATGATCTTCTTTTTAGAGTtttaaggcttataaatttaaatgaaaatagtgaagccgtgtggttcttggcacagatagaaataataggaccactctttaccatggatgtcgcaaaaggcgacttagggataggcttttaaacttgggattcttcttaggcgatgggctaacaacctcactatttgaatctcatttctatcattaagccaaacagccgaacgtggcctatcagtgttgtcaagattgttggctatgtctatcCCGCGCGAGATGCTTTGGGAAGTTTTTATGTACGAATTATTAATGCATCGATTCTGGAATTAGACCCCCAAATAAGTTTGAATGTATAACAGAATAAAACTATACTTTTCACTTTTGGATTTATTtcgttgtattttttaattaaagttggAGCAGTTATTAGTTCTTTAATTCATTAGAAATGTGCTTTGGTACCTACATCATGACAAATATCTAATCACTGAATTTTCTCTCATTCCAGATAATTCGACTTCTCCAAAACTCATGCCATATCCAAGCTGGGCAGCGCACTCCACCGGCCTTGACGGAAAACCTTCCGAAATTATATCACCATTCCGAATCAGGGCTGACCGCTGCGGCAGATTGTGGGTTCTTGACAATGGCAAAATTGGGAATCTTGAATCTAACATTACCAAGTATCTTCCAGCGATCATCGTCTACGACCTGAAAACAGACAATCTTCTCAGGAAATATACCATTCCCGATGACCAAGTTAAGGAAGACTCTGGATTTGCAAACATCGCTGTAGAAGACACAGATTGTTCCAAAACTTACGCATACGCCGGCGACGTAGGCAAGGCGGGAATAGTTGTATACTCGTGGGAGAAAAACGAATCTTGGAGAATCTCCCACCACTTCTTCAACCCTGACCCGTTAGCCTGCAATTTCACGGTCAGGAACCTCACATTCACATGGACCGACGCCATTTTCGGCATGGGTATCTCCGGCCCCAACCCTGACGGCTTCAGCACCTTGTACTTCCACCCGATGGCCAGTTTCAACGAGTTTTCCGTATCAACTGAATATTTAAGGAACACATCCGTAGCTGATAGCAATTTTGAAGCGTTCAAGTTATTGGGTAACAGAGGACCGAACGCTCAATCGAGTGTTTCTTTCGTCGACCCCAATACCGGTGTTCTGTTTTACTCCCTCGTGAATTTAGACGCTGTGGCCTGCTGGAAGACTTCAAACAAAGAATATGTAATGAAAAACCAAGGCAGGATTTACATGAACAACGAAACGATGGTTTATCCAACCGATATTAAAGTCGACTATAACGATAACCTTTGGATTCTTTCAAACAAAATGCCAATTTGGATGTATTCCAAATTGGATGCAAATGAGGTTAACTTTAGGGTTTTCTCTGCTCCAGTTTTGGAAGCAATAAGCCACACTGCGTGTGACGTTACACCTAGGACAGATATTTTGGATAaatttgtgaataaaattaaaaatgttacgaATAAACTCACCACTAAGCTCAAGCCAAACTCTGCAAGCGTTAGAACTCCTCTGTCTTTAGTTGTACTAGCTATCATTAGTTGTTTTATTGGTGTTATTGCTTCTAAGTagattataatgaaataataggGCAAACTTGTAATTTAGCAACCAATTTTTGatctaaaattttttaaaattcaagttCTGATTTCTTTATTCCTTTAAATATCAACTTTTTGATATAATTGATTTTTGTGTGAGTGATTAGGTATTTggttgatgtttttttttaaagaattaatcgtattttataaagaattgACTTTTTAAAGAGCAGTTCGAAATTGATTCTGATCAAAATcacgatttttattaaatatgtatgtaacattaaTCTTGGtatgatgatattttttgtgatgtagacaaaaaatattttccagaGGATCCACTTGTTAGGATACTTTTCTTTCATCGTCAATCATAATCATCATCCTCTTGgcatctatcattaagccaaacagctgaacgtggcctttcagtttattgatgactgttggctctgtctaccccgctggggatatagacgtaattatatgttgtGTTATGTTTTGTCCTCTTGGCGTAAGTATCGGCTGCGTTCACACctgtctggagaggagcccaaaaaaagaattgatgcgtttatgttaaaaatatctcTGTTAAATATGTCCAATTTTACTAAGTAACTTGTTGCTAGCCTGTTGCTAGCTTTTTGCATGCTTGCTGTTAAATGCATTAtacgattaaataaataaaaacaaaacgatgTAAAGGCTTTGTAAAGGATTACACAAATTTTTCAGTCATTATCTGTATAaccaaatagaaaaacttaattcttttatttgatttttacagaatctgatattgtgaagtttttataattaacagtttcgtgtcattttttatttataatttatttcattattattttagctaGTTATAAGCAATTCACAATTCCAATATGAAACCTTTCTACGTATAAAAATCTGATTTCAAAAACGTTATATAATAAACCTTAAggtactttgttttatatcaaaaatatataagaaaacaCTGAAACATAATCATTTAACATtgtttaacatacattacaGTGGccctttaaatatttgtaccaATTTTATGAGATCctcgtgattttttttatgtttttagtttttttttgttttttatgttcTTAAACACTTTTATGCATTTAAACAACTCATTCGCGGTCTTAAATTATCTCGTAATTGACGTCCTACCCTACAtctgttttttctttgtttttatgttagtcgcatttcatcaaatttgtaactttttagatataggtacttatatgttaccgaactattatttattgtgatcTATGAATCATTTGAAGTGTttcagttgaattaaaatactaattttaacaattatttctGTGAGGTTAAgttattatgtacttacatagatgTTTGTGCCTTAAAagtgataatattatttaagctaTTCTAGCTAACATACAGTGagctacatataaaaaaacacaaaggTAGTGCGAAGGATGTAACTTTTTATATGTAGCCCACTGTACATTAAgtatttctttgtaaatatattttatgttaattaaatgCTGCaagcttaaaaaaatcttttttacatacatacatacataaaatcacgcctttttcccggaggggaaggtagagactacatctttccacttgtcacggtctctgcatacttccttcgcttcatccacattcataactctcttcgtgcaagcttggcggtttcgggtactcttgacctgaccctatgccaggacgtccttaatttgatcaagatacgttcgtctaggccttcccatcTTATTATTACCTCTTTATTGGATCTTTATCCAAAAAAGCGATGATTCGGGCCcgactaaaataaatatttacatcgtagatatagtaaaacaagaCAAAGGAAATAATTTAGTGTAATTTATAATAGCGAAGAAAAGCATAATGTATGCTACTACACCATGCTTTTCTACAGAACAGTCACTATGTTCTTTTTAAGtctaaagtcaatcaagggacaGATTCAAAGACTGAGGTCTTAACCTGGGTGGACTCTGTAATAAACTGACACAATGTCATTTAGTATGGTCGAGTGCTATAGTGGTCACAGTGAGCAATAAACTTCaatatatgataaaattgagctCTTCATAAACGTGGCAATAAATTATGGcaagtataaattaatatgaacaACCAAATTACTGATCAGTTGGCTAAGTTAACTTTTTcttatgaatttatatttacttttaatacttatgccgtgtggttcccggcaccattagaaaaaagaatggggccactccatctttttctcatggatgtcgtaaaaggcgactaagggacttAATTAGACTAactgattaaattaataacctGTACATAAATTTCCCattatgacattttaataaacatcgAATAACGCGTTGAACAAACTTTTACCCATATTAATACAGATTTAGATAGAGTAagtattaaaacatacatacatataatcacacctatatcccttgcggggtagacagagccaacagtcttaaaaatactgataagccacgttcagctgtttggcttaatgatagaatttagattcaaatagtgacaagttgcttgcccattgtcaaataaaagaatcgcaagtttttaagccttttTTTAGTCAATATTtgcgacatcaatgggaaagagatggaatgatcctaatttatttatattggtaccgggaaccacacggcacttgaaagatacatacatactatacatacataaaatcattcctctttcccggaggggtaggcagagactacctctttccacttgccacgatctctgcatacttccttcgcttcatccacattcataactctcttcatgcaagctcggcggtttataaagatattggcaaaaaaaaatatttatgggatcaaaagttagtaaaaaattatattactcgTTAGGAAAGTTACCTTAGCCAATTCATGCGAGGTTTCTCATATTAGACACATAATTTTGGAGTCGTGCAAGTACAGAGGTTTTGTAGATACTAAaagtgaaaatgaaaattaaatagtttcttttttttattggttctcAATAATGGCAGATGTTATAGTGGATAAGGTAAgagtttgattaaaaatacttcattttattttattttgaaaacatacagttaaatatcttatacaaaatagtatatgtataaaaaatattttatgataaatacttatatagatagacatccaagacccaggccaatcagaaaaagttattttctcatcattccctgccctggccgggattcgaacccgggacctccgatgtcacagacaagcgtactacagctgcgccacagaggccgtcaaaaaaaaaactaagaccCGTTAGGTATTATAAGAGCAATGCTTGAATCGGTAGTCTCCAGtatggtgaggatgcaaccgggactaaagccaggaggtagAAGTAGAATTAGGTACTCAAAAAGTAGTTAGTTCTTAGAAACAAGTTATAAGCACCTaatcgtaatatttatttatttatttcatcaaaacttaTCCTATCATTACAGTCATAAAAACCAACGCGATAGACAAAGCAACTTATAATATCTTCGTTTTTATAGCCCAAGACGGATGAAGATGTGTTATCCACGATAAAAGCTAAGTGTGAGAGTTGCATCCGAGGTCCCAATTTGATGAAAACACTTATTGTGGCCGTATGCCTCGGCGTGGTGGTACAGCAGGTAAGAACTTCAtctatccatccatataatcacgtctatatcccttgcgaggtagacagagccggcagaCTTTAAATACTgccaggccacgttcagctgcatgatagaattgagattcaaagagtgacaggttactagttCATCGCCTGTAAGAAGGATCAAAAGATcattatcctttagtcgccttttacgacattcatggaaatGGAATGAtggtggtgccgggaaccgtaCGGCACGgcagataaatatatacgggacagattacatagattgagttagcctcgaagtaagtttgagacttgtattacgagatactaactcaacgatactatattttataatgaataggtacttactcgtatatagataaacatccatgacccaggccaatcagaaaaagttcttttctcatcatgtcctggccgggattcgaacctgggacctccggtaacacagacaagcgtactaccgctgcgccacagaggccgtaaaatattatgtggcgacatctctacgccactcgtcacaacatccaatctcacaacaactgccaatcatcgcgaagaaattgacgcgctcaaccaatagcagcgaagtaactaaatcgcgatttcagtgatttcacggattggagctatatataccacctccgacacaacatcgtcggagccgcggttctccaggcataacacctagcctggcggaagatcttccctttggtggcggtcaagccgaatcatcgctcccgctacagttacaataaacaatttttttttttcagataacAGCAAGCATTCGGAAGCTGACGAACAAACCAATAACGACGTACACGCATTTCGACTTCAACAAAACACTCCTGTACCCCAGCGTGACATTTTGTAAGGAGCCGCCTTACAAGTATGATAAGCTGGAGGTGCTGAAagatctttttaatttcatacatacatacatacataaaatcacgcctctttcccggaggggtaggcagagactacctttttccacttgccacgatctctgcatacttccttcgcttcatccacattataactctcttcatacaagctcggcggtttcgggtacttttgacctgaccctttaccaggacgtacatacatataatcatacatacatataatcacgtctatatcccttgcggggtagacagagccaacagtcttgtaaagcctgataggccacgttcagctatttggctttaagatagaattgagtttcaaatagtgacaggttgctagcccatcgcctaaaaaagaatcccaagtttggaagcctatcccctagtcgccttttacgatatccatgggaaagagatggagtggtcctattcttttttgtattggtgccgggaaccacacggcacgccataatatagatataaaatgtttcaGGAATATGGACTATACGCCCACCCCCGCTACACTTCCACCTGGCTGGCCTTCAACTTCTCTCAGACCAGCCTCCACCAGCTCTGGGAAGACGTCACGTTCAATGAGAGTGACATCTTCGTGCAATACGGCTTGGAAGGCAGAATGGAGAGTGAGTAAGCCGTTTGGTTCTTGACtgaacacttttttttatatacgggacaaattacacagattgagttagcctcgaagtaagttcgagacttttgttacgagatactaactcaacgatactatatacagacgtgatgtatgtatgtctagaGATTTCTATgtagtaagtattaaaattgGGTTTTACAATGAAAagactttatttattctatttcaaGATGTAGCTATAAATTCAACGCTGGGCTTCATGCACGGTCGCTGCTACACCCTCTCGCCGAAGGTCGTCAGCACCAGAGCCACCAGGACGTCAGGATACTCCATCACCCTGAAGCATTCCGCCCAGGACGTGGCCACTTCCACCAGCACCTACCCCCCGGGGTACCATGTCCACGTGCATTATAACAGGGAGCCGTTTACAGGTAAATATACTTTGGTAAGTTacattactttaaataaacagGTAAGTGTATGGAAATAGAAATAACACTaggacatatttatttattttttatttatttatgtattaacttTCTTACATCTACCATTACagacagataaataaataaataaatatatacatagcaTAGGACCAGtcaatctctttcctatggatgtcgtaaaaggtgacttagggcttttttataatgatttgagtgcgtttgatttcaatctgcctggtggCAAGATGAgattatacattataatcatatcactcttgcggggaagacagagccaatagtcttgaaaagtctgataggctatattaagctgtttggcttaatgataaaattgagattcaaatagttacaggttgctagcccatcgcccaaaagaggaatatcaagtttacaagcctatccaaagagatggagtgtttctatccttttttttattctattctctcctattctttttttggtgccgggaaccatatggcatgttataaatgaatatatttacagTCTTTTACCTCATCTTACACACCAGTTCTTCATTCAAACACTTTAGAACTTTAGATCTAAAGAATTATTCTTTTCCTTCTAGAAGTAGACGTGTATAACGGTGGTCATGTGGACTATTTCTACGTGAACACTGGAGACACCATCGACGTCAAGCTGAAGGTGGACCAGTACGTCAAGATAGGAAAAGAAGATGACCCTTGCACGAACAGTGAGAACTACAGTGCTAATGAGGTAGGTAACAGCAGACTGATATCAAGACTTCAAACCTATATTCTAAGATCAAgaaaagccgtgtggttcccggcactattagaaaaaaagaataggaccactccatctctttcccatggatgtcgtaagaggcgactaagggataggcttataaacttgggattcttcttttaggcgacgggctggcaacctgtcactatttgaatctcaattctgtctttaaaccaaacagctgaatgtggcctattagcctttttaagactgttggctctttctacctcTCAAGGGATAAATTTCACgggcatatatacaacctccgacacaacatcgtcggagccgcggttccccaggcatcacacctagcctggcggaagatcttccctttggtggcggtcgaggcgaatcatcgctcccgctacagtacCGTTATGTTCTGTGTTACTCACCCCCTATTTTAAGGGGGGCTGACGATACACGTGAGGACCCGCGTAGCCATGCCATCGCTTAGTCTAGTAGACTAACTTACGCCTGCGTTAAAAGTGAAGGCAATATATACCTGCCCTATTTTTGAAgtggaaaatatttaatcaggCGCATATAATGATCTACCCCAAATCTACGCAAAATGGCCGCCGGTCGAAACACAAGATGGATAAACAAATCAAATCttgcctttttcccggaggaataggcagatactacatctttctacttgccattATCCCTGCATACCCTTTtcgttttatacatacatacatacatatggtcacgtctatatcccttgcggggtagacagagccaacagtcttgaaaagactgaatggccacgttcagctatttggcttagtaatagaattgatattcaaatagtaacaggttgcttacccatcgcctaaaaattaTCCCAAGTtattaagcctatcccttagtcgccttttatgacatccatggaaaagagatggagtggtcctattatttgttgtattggtgccgggaaccacacggcacatctcGTTTCATcttcattcataactccctttGTGTGAGCTCGGCGGTTAAGAG is from Amyelois transitella isolate CPQ chromosome 13, ilAmyTran1.1, whole genome shotgun sequence and encodes:
- the LOC106137184 gene encoding protein yellow produces the protein MRVFASLIVFHLASTIFCMDQLNIRFEWKQLDYQFPTPEARDQAIAARTFIPVNNIPMGLEIYQEKLFITVPRWRNGVPASLNYININDNSTSPKLMPYPSWAAHSTGLDGKPSEIISPFRIRADRCGRLWVLDNGKIGNLESNITKYLPAIIVYDLKTDNLLRKYTIPDDQVKEDSGFANIAVEDTDCSKTYAYAGDVGKAGIVVYSWEKNESWRISHHFFNPDPLACNFTVRNLTFTWTDAIFGMGISGPNPDGFSTLYFHPMASFNEFSVSTEYLRNTSVADSNFEAFKLLGNRGPNAQSSVSFVDPNTGVLFYSLVNLDAVACWKTSNKEYVMKNQGRIYMNNETMVYPTDIKVDYNDNLWILSNKMPIWMYSKLDANEVNFRVFSAPVLEAISHTACDVTPRTDILDKFVNKIKNVTNKLTTKLKPNSASVRTPLSLVVLAIISCFIGVIASK
- the LOC106137185 gene encoding degenerin-like protein asic-1, giving the protein MADVIVDKPKTDEDVLSTIKAKCESCIRGPNLMKTLIVAVCLGVVVQQITASIRKLTNKPITTYTHFDFNKTLLYPSVTFCKEPPYKYDKLEEYGLYAHPRYTSTWLAFNFSQTSLHQLWEDVTFNESDIFVQYGLEGRMENVAINSTLGFMHGRCYTLSPKVVSTRATRTSGYSITLKHSAQDVATSTSTYPPGYHVHVHYNREPFTEVDVYNGGHVDYFYVNTGDTIDVKLKVDQYVKIGKEDDPCTNSENYSANECTAQYVWDLVSSQAGCSGPWMKSNLPHCRNYSGMRSLISAYTSTYVNHNCSSCPRFCRSYLYNAFITDRQTFYSWDTAKRTWAISTGTNLQTNLYIYFNGMLVSVYEERYNYDWNLFLSDLGGSVGFLLGLSVISVMAMCGKIWSTVIRPTIKIPKTKEATIVINSRSAKHEEYMKNCREWNVKNNFY